The genomic DNA AACCCAGCATTTCCCAGTGAATCAGGATCAAAAGTAGTCATGGCATCTCCTAAAAGTGGACTGCTAGAAATAAATTTTTTACGTCCTGTTAATTGGGTTAGTGGTTTAGTAACTAGCTCACAACGGTTAGTTATTTCTGCCTATGATCAAAATGGTGAATTGCTAGATGAATCAGTTCTACCAAAAGCAAATCTTGCCAATTCTGACTCAGATATACCACCCAATACCATGCTATCAGTCAGTGCAGAAAACATCAGTAAAGTGAAATTTTTCTGCTTTGATGGCAACTTTACCTTAGATGAATTTAGATTTTGTATTTCTAACTAGCCAAATCACAAACCGAGTAAAACAGAAAAGAACTAAAAATAATCAAAAAATATCCTGTGTTAGTTAAAAATTAATTGCTAAATGCTTAATGTATTCTCAATCAATTAATCTTGTCATAACATTAGTTAGGTAAAAACTGTGAGTCAGGCTTCTTCTTATTGGCATAAATTCATTAAGCAACTTCCAGAAATCAAGGTAGAAAGCCCAAAACAGCAAAAATTCAACCGTTTTTATGAACCCGGAAATATGCTGGGAGTATTAACAGTAATTGTTGCTATGCTGCTTTGGAACTGGAAGTTGCTATTAGCTCTTATTGTTGGTATTGGTGTAATGTTAATAGCTTATTCAATACCCAAATGGAACTGGCAAATAAGCTGGTCAGAAACTCGTAAATTATTGAATAGTCCCAAGATTCGGTTAGCTTTAGCAGTTATAAGTGGTGGTATTACTACTTTCATGACTTATATGGCCATCGCCATTTGGCTTGATTCTCCGACTATTTGGATAGCTATTGGTGCTATGGTACAAGGATTGGGAACAATCCTAACCTTGATATTGTTAGTATGGCAAATATTTAATTTTCAAGAACATAAAGAAGAAGATAATTTGCAACAATTGCTGAACAACTTAACAGAAACAGATCCTTTAAAAAGATTATTGGCAGTGCGTCAACTGAATAAATTGATTAGTCGTAAAAATGTTGATGATTCAGTCCAACAAGATGTGGTAAATTGTTTAAAAATTCTTTTGGTTAGAGAAGAAGAAACAGTAATTCGTGAAGCAGTATTGACCAGTTTGCAAGGCTTAGATAGCTTACAAAATCTAGTGTCTAGTCATGCTAAACCACTTGCAACCATACCCCAAAAAGTTAAACAAGAAGTTTATTAATTCACTGATCAGTTATTGGTAAGAAAACCAATAACCAATGACTAATAACTCCTAGATAATTTGCCATTTTTAACTTGAATTACTGGATGATTACACTTTCTTACCAATTGTTCATCATGGGTAGTGACAATTACCGTTGCACCAAAGGAATTTAATTTTTGCAGAATTTGGATCACTTGCCAAGAGTTATCTGGATCAAGATTTCCTGTTGGTTCATCTGCTAATATTAGGGGTGGGGTAGCAATAATTGC from Okeanomitos corallinicola TIOX110 includes the following:
- a CDS encoding armadillo-type fold-containing protein; protein product: MSQASSYWHKFIKQLPEIKVESPKQQKFNRFYEPGNMLGVLTVIVAMLLWNWKLLLALIVGIGVMLIAYSIPKWNWQISWSETRKLLNSPKIRLALAVISGGITTFMTYMAIAIWLDSPTIWIAIGAMVQGLGTILTLILLVWQIFNFQEHKEEDNLQQLLNNLTETDPLKRLLAVRQLNKLISRKNVDDSVQQDVVNCLKILLVREEETVIREAVLTSLQGLDSLQNLVSSHAKPLATIPQKVKQEVY